One Trichormus variabilis 0441 genomic window, CTACTATTCCCAAGGAAAGTATAACCAATCTGAACCCCTATATCTCCAAGCTTTGGATATTTTGGAGCGAAGTTTAGGAGCGAACCATCCTCATACTGTGACTTGTCGTAAAAATTTA contains:
- a CDS encoding tetratricopeptide repeat protein — encoded protein: MSAVHHVSLLGDNHHSVAESLNNLVLLYYSQGKYNQSEPLYLQALDILERSLGANHPHTVTCRKNLANLGNSLQQEQ